The segment TGATTCAAAAGGAGCGGGACCACAGCTTCCCGATCCTATGCCGTGCTGCATATAATCGAGGTTGAGGAAGTGTGTACCCCCCTTTCGAAGCTCATGAGGATGTTTGGCATTGTCCAATTCTTGGATAGAATGTTCTCGTAGAGAAAAGTTGAAAGGGGCTTCCATGCGAGCCTGCAAGGACATGCCGGCCTTTGAAGATTCAATGGCTGTCCAGCGCACGTCGCTCCTGTTTCCATGCTCCTGGGGCCACTCGTACATTGTGCCCAAGTCCTGAATTGAGGTTGACCAACGGCCATAACGAGCAGATTGTTTCTTGTCTCGATAGGACTCCCCAGGACCACGACCAAACCAAGTCGCCCTGTCAAAGTCGGACGGCAGCTCCATGGTGAGCCCGACACGTGGAATGATTTCGGGGTGATCGCCGTCAAAACTGCCTTTGACATGTATGCGGACAGAAAAAGGGTTGACTGTATATGTCATGGTTGCCTTGCATGCCCAATTGAGGACTGGAGGAGCCACCAAAACATGGGTGGTAATCTCAATGCTTCCGTCTTCTTGAGTCTTCCATGAAGCCTCTCGAACATGCATCTTGGCAGCATGAACAAATAGCCGCTTCCATTCTCCACCATCGCCACGGGCTCCCTTGTCGTTCTGCGTAATAGGTCTATACAGACTCAGTTCAGGGCCTGACTTGAGTACGGGGCCTTGATTCGTGGACCAAACGAGGTGACCGCGAATGAGATCGAAAGTGAAGTTGGAACTTTGCGAGGCTGTTGTCAAGAAAAGCTTTGCGCCTCCTTCGCGCGCAATTAGCTGTTCGCCTGTCTGGATAGACGCAAGACTCCAGTCTCGCCTGGGGTCAAGAGGGACTTGAGCCCAAGCAACTTCGTGATTCTTTGGCGCCCAGTCCATGGCCTCCTTGAGACGGAAGCTCACCGTCAACCATTCTTCCTTATCGCTGGGAGTTAATGTGGGCCAGTCAACCAGCACACTCTGTCCGGGTCCAACACTGGGAAGACACCAATCCGTCTCTTGGGTGGTACCAGACTCGCCTGAAATATACCATACCACCGAGAAACGATCAAGGTCCAGAAAATCGTAGTGATTCTGCACCAGTAGCTTGTCACCCGACTGTTGCACAGTGAAGGGCTCAATAACCTTTTTGTACTCTGTCAAGCCAGGATTCTCGGTGTGGTCAGACCAGGTAAGTCCATCCATGACAAAGTCGGCATCATTAGGAAAGTCACCAAAGTCGCCCCCGTAGGCGTAGTACTGGTATCTTCCTTGTTCGTCACTTCGGAGAAGCCCGTGGTTGCACCATTCCCATACGAAACCTCCCTGGAGCAGCTTCTCGTCACGAAAGGCTTCGACATAATCCTTTAGTCCTCCCGGACCATTCCCCATGGCATGCGCAAACTCGCACGTGATCAGGGGCTTATCTGGCCTCCGCCTGGCTAGTTGCTTCAGGTCTTTCGGTGATGTGTACATGACACTGTATAAATCAGCCGTCTCAGCCTCTCGGTCGCCTTCGTAGTGGACTGGCCTGCTGGGGTCATGTTTCTTGATCCAGTGATACATTGCGGCGTGGTTGCGGCCATAGGCTGCCTCATTTCCAAGCGACCACATGATGATGGACGGATAATTCTTGAATCTGTCGACGAGTTGAACAGCGCGGTCAAGATATGCTTCCTCCCAATCACCATTGTCAGAAACCCACTTGACGCTGAGTGCGATGGCCTTGATCATGATTTCCGTGCGACTCAACTTGTCCTGGTCAGGGACCTTTGGTTTCTCAATCGAGATGAAGCCGTGAGCTTCCAGATCGGCCTCAGCCATGACATAAAGGCCTATCTCGTCACAGAGCTCGTAGAAACGTGGATCGTTGGGTTGATGAGAGCAGCGAACCGAATTGATGTTGCTCTGCTT is part of the Fusarium oxysporum Fo47 chromosome VII, complete sequence genome and harbors:
- a CDS encoding putative beta-galactosidase, coding for MFPTSQPDWSNLQVLHRNTLPCRAHFFPYKTEQHALSFDRNQSEWQSLNGVWKFRHDASPFEAPDWADQDPLTWADVQVPGMWQLQGYSRPLYTNVNYPFHVDPPRAPYLNETGSYWRSFVTPTNWDGQQIRLRFEGVDSAFHVWINGFQVGYSQGSRNASEFDITDLVHTPGTQNTIAVRVYEFCDGSYIERQDQWLLSGIFRDVYLVAFAPDAIVDFTATPIIDESLTQASLQLQTITQGKSDEPVHAKLYAPNGTLVQQESFQPEASCTLSANSQPLQLWSAEQPVLYTLSLTFGGRTIAQRIGFRRVEMKDSNFLINGKPIIFYGVNRHDHHHLYGRTVPYEAMRADLHLMKQSNINSVRCSHQPNDPRFYELCDEIGLYVMAEADLEAHGFISIEKPKVPDQDKLSRTEIMIKAIALSVKWVSDNGDWEEAYLDRAVQLVDRFKNYPSIIMWSLGNEAAYGRNHAAMYHWIKKHDPSRPVHYEGDREAETADLYSVMYTSPKDLKQLARRRPDKPLITCEFAHAMGNGPGGLKDYVEAFRDEKLLQGGFVWEWCNHGLLRSDEQGRYQYYAYGGDFGDFPNDADFVMDGLTWSDHTENPGLTEYKKVIEPFTVQQSGDKLLVQNHYDFLDLDRFSVVWYISGESGTTQETDWCLPSVGPGQSVLVDWPTLTPSDKEEWLTVSFRLKEAMDWAPKNHEVAWAQVPLDPRRDWSLASIQTGEQLIAREGGAKLFLTTASQSSNFTFDLIRGHLVWSTNQGPVLKSGPELSLYRPITQNDKGARGDGGEWKRLFVHAAKMHVREASWKTQEDGSIEITTHVLVAPPVLNWACKATMTYTVNPFSVRIHVKGSFDGDHPEIIPRVGLTMELPSDFDRATWFGRGPGESYRDKKQSARYGRWSTSIQDLGTMYEWPQEHGNRSDVRWTAIESSKAGMSLQARMEAPFNFSLREHSIQELDNAKHPHELRKGGTHFLNLDYMQHGIGSGSCGPAPFESYRLEAEPFEFLVELSLSNDA